The following coding sequences are from one Arachis hypogaea cultivar Tifrunner chromosome 7, arahy.Tifrunner.gnm2.J5K5, whole genome shotgun sequence window:
- the LOC112702680 gene encoding uncharacterized protein isoform X1, whose translation MGDLHVNGVVFGEDRPCASSPPSPPLPLSNPDPSSVAADAWSAAEATTSAILRRIRPTLGADRKRREVVDYVQRLIRYGARCEVFPYGSVPLKTYLPDGDIDLTALSCQNIEDGLVSDVHTVLRGEEINEAAEYEVKDVRFIDAEVKLIKCIVQNIVVDISFNQLGGLSTLCFLEKVDRLVGKDHLFKRSIILIKAWCYYESRILGAHHGLISTYALETLVLYIFHQFHVSLDGPLAVLYRFLDYFSKFDWDNYCVSLKGPVGKSSLPNIVAEVAENGGDTLLTEEFIKTCVESFSVPSRGPDLNFRAFPQKHLNIIDPLKENNNLGRSVNKGNFYRIRSAFKYGARKLGWILMLPEDRIADELNRFFANTLDRHGCNHGNDMRTPSLGCSPRDFDFSGTSEAAVCSEDKTSFFVSTGSKVESLPGNQHNCETKNERERNGVKVFSSLAGPSVDSSGDENADPIYKLVEDSKDVATIGGLDLASSNDASYFSNGIASNETTVNSLIDEEKEKHVMENNSRSNLDENSVASYGLVDSRNAVDVFENNFPHSDSYTTTVSWGTEATKSLLDLAGDYESNIRNLQYGQMCNGYTVSPLVVPSPPRSPKLQNRNPWETVRQCLQINQSIHSQANSNGVLGPVYLVNHATLPIPPFGSEEKRKLRGTGAYFPNMSSRPYRDNRPMSGRGRSQASGAHGQQHRHAHSRNNGFIPTLQELNLSVEGSFEHPLEVYPPLGSAKSRSSETYFSQPAIWGPRHSNGFPHTSEKHESGTVSPQHRGPPRIEVSNLHESSISTTKGSAPSTGVVSEESSDSLSAVDNKRIDVGAYHLKNEDDFPPLSH comes from the exons ATGGGCGATCTTCATGTGAACGGCGTCGTTTTCGGGGAGGATCGCCCCTGCGCCTCGTCGCCGCCGTCGCCGCCGCTGCCGTTGTCAAACCCCGATCCGAGCTCCGTCGCTGCAGACGCATGGTCAGCCGCCGAGGCCACCACCTCCGCGATTCTCCGCCGGATTAGGCCGACGCTCGGTGCTGACCGGAAGCGCCGCGAGGTTGTTGATTACGTGCAGAGGCTGATTCGATATGGCGCTCGGTGTGag GTCTTTCCATATGGGTCAGTTCCTTTAAAAACATATCTTCCAGATGGAGATATTGATTTGACTGCACTCAGTTGTCAAAATATTGAGGATGGCTTAGTGTCGGATGTTCACACTGTTCTACGAGGAGAGGAAATCAATGAAGCTGCTGAATATGAAGTGAAGGATGTTCGTTTCATTGATGCAGAg GTTAAGCTTATCAAATGCATTGTACAGAATATTGTTGTAGACATCTCTTTCAATCAATTAGGAGGACTCAGTACGTTATGTTTTCTTGAAAAG GTTGATCGACTTGTTGGCAAGGATCATCTCTTCAAACGTAGCATTATACTGATAAAAGCTTGGTGCTACTATGAGAGTCGTATTCTGGGTGCTCATCATGGCTTGATATCAACATATGCTCTGGAAACACTTGTTCTGTATATTTTCCATCAGTTTCATGTATCCTTAGATGGTCCACTAGCG GTTCTCTATAGATTTTTGGACTACTTCAGCAAATTCGACTGGGATAATTATTGTGTTAGTTTGAAGGGACCAGTTGGAAAATCTTCTCTGCCTAATATAGTTG CTGAGGTGGCAGAAAATGGAGGAGACACTCTGCTGACTGAGGAGTTCATCAAAACCTGTGTGGAATCATTCTCAGTACCTTCAAGGGGACCTGATTTAAATTTTCGTGCATTTCCTCAGAAACATCTTAACATCATTGATCCactaaaggaaaacaacaaccTTGGTCGCAGTGTCAATAAAG gtAATTTCTATCGAATACGCAGTGCTTTTAAGTATGGTGCCCGAAAGCTTGGCTGGATTCTTATGCTACCAGAAGATAGAATAGCAGATGAGCTTAATAGGTTCTTTGCAAACACATTGGATAGGCATGGATGCAATCATGGGAATGACATGCGAACTCCGAGTCTTGGTTGTAGTCCTAGAGATTTTGACTTCTCAGGAACATCAGAGGCTGCAGTGTGCTCTGAAGACAAGACATCTTTCTTTGTTTCTACCGGATCCAAAGTGGAAAGTTTACCTGGAAATCAACATAATTGTGAAACTAAAAATGAAAGAGAAAGGAATGGAGTAAAAGTTTTCTCCTCTTTGGCAGGGCCATCAGTTGACTCATCTGGGGATGAAAATGCAGATCCAATTTATAAACTAGTTGAAGATTCTAAGGATGTTGCAACAATAGGAGGCTTGGATCTTGCAAGCAGTAATGATGCATCATATTTTTCAAATGGGATTGCTTCTAATGAAACAACAGTTAATTCTCTGATTGATGAAGAGAAAGAGAAGCATGTTATGGAGAACAACTCTAGGTCAAATCTTGATGAAAATAGTGTGGCGTCTTATGGGCTAGTTGATTCGAGAAATGCAGTTGATgtctttgaaaataattttcctCATAGTGATAGTTACACTACTACTGTATCTTGGGGTACTGAAGCTACAAAATCCCTATTGGACCTGGCTGGGGATTATGAAAGTAACATTAGGAATCTACAATATGGTCAGATGTGCAATGGTTATACTGTCTCTCCTCTTGTGGTGCCTAGTCCTCCTAGGTCTCCAAAGTTACAGAATAGGAATCCTTGGGAAACTGTTAGGCAGTGTCTTCAGATTAATCAAAGCATTCATTCacaggcaaattcaaatggtgtTCTTGGACCAGTTTACCTTGTTAATCATGCTACTCTACCGATCCCCCCTTTTGGttcagaagagaagagaaaactcCGAGGAACAGGCGCATACTTCCCTAATATG TCATCTCGTCCATATAGGGATAACAGGCCAATGTCAGGAAGGGGACGGAGCCAAGCATCTGGTGCTCATGGGCAACAACATAGACATGCACATAGTCGTAACAATGGCTTCATTCCTACTCTACAAGAGTTGAATTTGTCTGTGGAGGGAAGTTTTGAACATCCTCTTGAAGTATATCCTCCTCTTGGCAGTGCTAAGTCCAGATCATCAGAAACGTATTTCAGCCAACCTGCCATATGGGGACCACGTCATTCTAACGGTTTCCCTCACACGTCTGAAAAGCATGAGTCTGGTACTGTAAGCCCTCAGCATCGTGGACCACCAAGAATTGAAGTTAGCAATCTCCATGAATCAAGCATTTCTACTACTAAGGGCTCTGCTCCCAGCACAGGGGTCGTGTCAGAGGAGAGTTCTGACTCATTATCTGCAGTTGATAACAAAAG GATTGACGTGGGAGCTTATCATTTGAAGAATGAAGATGACTTTCCTCCACTTTCCCACTGA
- the LOC112702680 gene encoding uncharacterized protein isoform X3: MGDLHVNGVVFGEDRPCASSPPSPPLPLSNPDPSSVAADAWSAAEATTSAILRRIRPTLGADRKRREVVDYVQRLIRYGARCEVFPYGSVPLKTYLPDGDIDLTALSCQNIEDGLVSDVHTVLRGEEINEAAEYEVKDVRFIDAEVKLIKCIVQNIVVDISFNQLGGLSTLCFLEKVDRLVGKDHLFKRSIILIKAWCYYESRILGAHHGLISTYALETLVLYIFHQFHVSLDGPLAVLYRFLDYFSKFDWDNYCVSLKGPVGKSSLPNIVAEVAENGGDTLLTEEFIKTCVESFSVPSRGPDLNFRAFPQKHLNIIDPLKENNNLGRSVNKGNFYRIRSAFKYGARKLGWILMLPEDRIADELNRFFANTLDRHGCNHGNDMRTPSLGCSPRDFDFSGTSEAAVCSEDKTSFFVSTGSKVESLPGNQHNCETKNERERNGVKVFSSLAGPSVDSSGDENADPIYKLVEDSKDVATIGGLDLASSNDASYFSNGIASNETTVNSLIDEEKEKHVMENNSRSNLDENSVASYGLVDSRNAVDVFENNFPHSDSYTTTVSWGTEATKSLLDLAGDYESNIRNLQYGQMCNGYTVSPLVVPSPPRSPKLQNRNPWETVRQCLQINQSIHSQANSNGVLGPVYLVNHATLPIPPFGSEEKRKLRGTGAYFPNMSSRPYRDNRPMSGRGRSQASGAHGQQHRHAHSRNNGFIPTLQELNLSVEGSFEHPLEVYPPLGSAKSRSSETYFSQPAIWGPRHSNGFPHTSEKHESGTVSPQHRGPPRIEVSNLHESSISTTKGSAPSTGVVSEESSDSLSAVDNKSLCS, translated from the exons ATGGGCGATCTTCATGTGAACGGCGTCGTTTTCGGGGAGGATCGCCCCTGCGCCTCGTCGCCGCCGTCGCCGCCGCTGCCGTTGTCAAACCCCGATCCGAGCTCCGTCGCTGCAGACGCATGGTCAGCCGCCGAGGCCACCACCTCCGCGATTCTCCGCCGGATTAGGCCGACGCTCGGTGCTGACCGGAAGCGCCGCGAGGTTGTTGATTACGTGCAGAGGCTGATTCGATATGGCGCTCGGTGTGag GTCTTTCCATATGGGTCAGTTCCTTTAAAAACATATCTTCCAGATGGAGATATTGATTTGACTGCACTCAGTTGTCAAAATATTGAGGATGGCTTAGTGTCGGATGTTCACACTGTTCTACGAGGAGAGGAAATCAATGAAGCTGCTGAATATGAAGTGAAGGATGTTCGTTTCATTGATGCAGAg GTTAAGCTTATCAAATGCATTGTACAGAATATTGTTGTAGACATCTCTTTCAATCAATTAGGAGGACTCAGTACGTTATGTTTTCTTGAAAAG GTTGATCGACTTGTTGGCAAGGATCATCTCTTCAAACGTAGCATTATACTGATAAAAGCTTGGTGCTACTATGAGAGTCGTATTCTGGGTGCTCATCATGGCTTGATATCAACATATGCTCTGGAAACACTTGTTCTGTATATTTTCCATCAGTTTCATGTATCCTTAGATGGTCCACTAGCG GTTCTCTATAGATTTTTGGACTACTTCAGCAAATTCGACTGGGATAATTATTGTGTTAGTTTGAAGGGACCAGTTGGAAAATCTTCTCTGCCTAATATAGTTG CTGAGGTGGCAGAAAATGGAGGAGACACTCTGCTGACTGAGGAGTTCATCAAAACCTGTGTGGAATCATTCTCAGTACCTTCAAGGGGACCTGATTTAAATTTTCGTGCATTTCCTCAGAAACATCTTAACATCATTGATCCactaaaggaaaacaacaaccTTGGTCGCAGTGTCAATAAAG gtAATTTCTATCGAATACGCAGTGCTTTTAAGTATGGTGCCCGAAAGCTTGGCTGGATTCTTATGCTACCAGAAGATAGAATAGCAGATGAGCTTAATAGGTTCTTTGCAAACACATTGGATAGGCATGGATGCAATCATGGGAATGACATGCGAACTCCGAGTCTTGGTTGTAGTCCTAGAGATTTTGACTTCTCAGGAACATCAGAGGCTGCAGTGTGCTCTGAAGACAAGACATCTTTCTTTGTTTCTACCGGATCCAAAGTGGAAAGTTTACCTGGAAATCAACATAATTGTGAAACTAAAAATGAAAGAGAAAGGAATGGAGTAAAAGTTTTCTCCTCTTTGGCAGGGCCATCAGTTGACTCATCTGGGGATGAAAATGCAGATCCAATTTATAAACTAGTTGAAGATTCTAAGGATGTTGCAACAATAGGAGGCTTGGATCTTGCAAGCAGTAATGATGCATCATATTTTTCAAATGGGATTGCTTCTAATGAAACAACAGTTAATTCTCTGATTGATGAAGAGAAAGAGAAGCATGTTATGGAGAACAACTCTAGGTCAAATCTTGATGAAAATAGTGTGGCGTCTTATGGGCTAGTTGATTCGAGAAATGCAGTTGATgtctttgaaaataattttcctCATAGTGATAGTTACACTACTACTGTATCTTGGGGTACTGAAGCTACAAAATCCCTATTGGACCTGGCTGGGGATTATGAAAGTAACATTAGGAATCTACAATATGGTCAGATGTGCAATGGTTATACTGTCTCTCCTCTTGTGGTGCCTAGTCCTCCTAGGTCTCCAAAGTTACAGAATAGGAATCCTTGGGAAACTGTTAGGCAGTGTCTTCAGATTAATCAAAGCATTCATTCacaggcaaattcaaatggtgtTCTTGGACCAGTTTACCTTGTTAATCATGCTACTCTACCGATCCCCCCTTTTGGttcagaagagaagagaaaactcCGAGGAACAGGCGCATACTTCCCTAATATG TCATCTCGTCCATATAGGGATAACAGGCCAATGTCAGGAAGGGGACGGAGCCAAGCATCTGGTGCTCATGGGCAACAACATAGACATGCACATAGTCGTAACAATGGCTTCATTCCTACTCTACAAGAGTTGAATTTGTCTGTGGAGGGAAGTTTTGAACATCCTCTTGAAGTATATCCTCCTCTTGGCAGTGCTAAGTCCAGATCATCAGAAACGTATTTCAGCCAACCTGCCATATGGGGACCACGTCATTCTAACGGTTTCCCTCACACGTCTGAAAAGCATGAGTCTGGTACTGTAAGCCCTCAGCATCGTGGACCACCAAGAATTGAAGTTAGCAATCTCCATGAATCAAGCATTTCTACTACTAAGGGCTCTGCTCCCAGCACAGGGGTCGTGTCAGAGGAGAGTTCTGACTCATTATCTGCAGTTGATAACAAAAG TTTGTGCTCCTAG
- the LOC112702680 gene encoding uncharacterized protein isoform X4 yields the protein MGDLHVNGVVFGEDRPCASSPPSPPLPLSNPDPSSVAADAWSAAEATTSAILRRIRPTLGADRKRREVVDYVQRLIRYGARCEVFPYGSVPLKTYLPDGDIDLTALSCQNIEDGLVSDVHTVLRGEEINEAAEYEVKDVRFIDAEVKLIKCIVQNIVVDISFNQLGGLSTLCFLEKVDRLVGKDHLFKRSIILIKAWCYYESRILGAHHGLISTYALETLVLYIFHQFHVSLDGPLAVLYRFLDYFSKFDWDNYCVSLKGPVGKSSLPNIVENGGDTLLTEEFIKTCVESFSVPSRGPDLNFRAFPQKHLNIIDPLKENNNLGRSVNKGNFYRIRSAFKYGARKLGWILMLPEDRIADELNRFFANTLDRHGCNHGNDMRTPSLGCSPRDFDFSGTSEAAVCSEDKTSFFVSTGSKVESLPGNQHNCETKNERERNGVKVFSSLAGPSVDSSGDENADPIYKLVEDSKDVATIGGLDLASSNDASYFSNGIASNETTVNSLIDEEKEKHVMENNSRSNLDENSVASYGLVDSRNAVDVFENNFPHSDSYTTTVSWGTEATKSLLDLAGDYESNIRNLQYGQMCNGYTVSPLVVPSPPRSPKLQNRNPWETVRQCLQINQSIHSQANSNGVLGPVYLVNHATLPIPPFGSEEKRKLRGTGAYFPNMSSRPYRDNRPMSGRGRSQASGAHGQQHRHAHSRNNGFIPTLQELNLSVEGSFEHPLEVYPPLGSAKSRSSETYFSQPAIWGPRHSNGFPHTSEKHESGTVSPQHRGPPRIEVSNLHESSISTTKGSAPSTGVVSEESSDSLSAVDNKSLCS from the exons ATGGGCGATCTTCATGTGAACGGCGTCGTTTTCGGGGAGGATCGCCCCTGCGCCTCGTCGCCGCCGTCGCCGCCGCTGCCGTTGTCAAACCCCGATCCGAGCTCCGTCGCTGCAGACGCATGGTCAGCCGCCGAGGCCACCACCTCCGCGATTCTCCGCCGGATTAGGCCGACGCTCGGTGCTGACCGGAAGCGCCGCGAGGTTGTTGATTACGTGCAGAGGCTGATTCGATATGGCGCTCGGTGTGag GTCTTTCCATATGGGTCAGTTCCTTTAAAAACATATCTTCCAGATGGAGATATTGATTTGACTGCACTCAGTTGTCAAAATATTGAGGATGGCTTAGTGTCGGATGTTCACACTGTTCTACGAGGAGAGGAAATCAATGAAGCTGCTGAATATGAAGTGAAGGATGTTCGTTTCATTGATGCAGAg GTTAAGCTTATCAAATGCATTGTACAGAATATTGTTGTAGACATCTCTTTCAATCAATTAGGAGGACTCAGTACGTTATGTTTTCTTGAAAAG GTTGATCGACTTGTTGGCAAGGATCATCTCTTCAAACGTAGCATTATACTGATAAAAGCTTGGTGCTACTATGAGAGTCGTATTCTGGGTGCTCATCATGGCTTGATATCAACATATGCTCTGGAAACACTTGTTCTGTATATTTTCCATCAGTTTCATGTATCCTTAGATGGTCCACTAGCG GTTCTCTATAGATTTTTGGACTACTTCAGCAAATTCGACTGGGATAATTATTGTGTTAGTTTGAAGGGACCAGTTGGAAAATCTTCTCTGCCTAATATAGTTG AAAATGGAGGAGACACTCTGCTGACTGAGGAGTTCATCAAAACCTGTGTGGAATCATTCTCAGTACCTTCAAGGGGACCTGATTTAAATTTTCGTGCATTTCCTCAGAAACATCTTAACATCATTGATCCactaaaggaaaacaacaaccTTGGTCGCAGTGTCAATAAAG gtAATTTCTATCGAATACGCAGTGCTTTTAAGTATGGTGCCCGAAAGCTTGGCTGGATTCTTATGCTACCAGAAGATAGAATAGCAGATGAGCTTAATAGGTTCTTTGCAAACACATTGGATAGGCATGGATGCAATCATGGGAATGACATGCGAACTCCGAGTCTTGGTTGTAGTCCTAGAGATTTTGACTTCTCAGGAACATCAGAGGCTGCAGTGTGCTCTGAAGACAAGACATCTTTCTTTGTTTCTACCGGATCCAAAGTGGAAAGTTTACCTGGAAATCAACATAATTGTGAAACTAAAAATGAAAGAGAAAGGAATGGAGTAAAAGTTTTCTCCTCTTTGGCAGGGCCATCAGTTGACTCATCTGGGGATGAAAATGCAGATCCAATTTATAAACTAGTTGAAGATTCTAAGGATGTTGCAACAATAGGAGGCTTGGATCTTGCAAGCAGTAATGATGCATCATATTTTTCAAATGGGATTGCTTCTAATGAAACAACAGTTAATTCTCTGATTGATGAAGAGAAAGAGAAGCATGTTATGGAGAACAACTCTAGGTCAAATCTTGATGAAAATAGTGTGGCGTCTTATGGGCTAGTTGATTCGAGAAATGCAGTTGATgtctttgaaaataattttcctCATAGTGATAGTTACACTACTACTGTATCTTGGGGTACTGAAGCTACAAAATCCCTATTGGACCTGGCTGGGGATTATGAAAGTAACATTAGGAATCTACAATATGGTCAGATGTGCAATGGTTATACTGTCTCTCCTCTTGTGGTGCCTAGTCCTCCTAGGTCTCCAAAGTTACAGAATAGGAATCCTTGGGAAACTGTTAGGCAGTGTCTTCAGATTAATCAAAGCATTCATTCacaggcaaattcaaatggtgtTCTTGGACCAGTTTACCTTGTTAATCATGCTACTCTACCGATCCCCCCTTTTGGttcagaagagaagagaaaactcCGAGGAACAGGCGCATACTTCCCTAATATG TCATCTCGTCCATATAGGGATAACAGGCCAATGTCAGGAAGGGGACGGAGCCAAGCATCTGGTGCTCATGGGCAACAACATAGACATGCACATAGTCGTAACAATGGCTTCATTCCTACTCTACAAGAGTTGAATTTGTCTGTGGAGGGAAGTTTTGAACATCCTCTTGAAGTATATCCTCCTCTTGGCAGTGCTAAGTCCAGATCATCAGAAACGTATTTCAGCCAACCTGCCATATGGGGACCACGTCATTCTAACGGTTTCCCTCACACGTCTGAAAAGCATGAGTCTGGTACTGTAAGCCCTCAGCATCGTGGACCACCAAGAATTGAAGTTAGCAATCTCCATGAATCAAGCATTTCTACTACTAAGGGCTCTGCTCCCAGCACAGGGGTCGTGTCAGAGGAGAGTTCTGACTCATTATCTGCAGTTGATAACAAAAG TTTGTGCTCCTAG
- the LOC112702680 gene encoding uncharacterized protein isoform X2, with amino-acid sequence MGDLHVNGVVFGEDRPCASSPPSPPLPLSNPDPSSVAADAWSAAEATTSAILRRIRPTLGADRKRREVVDYVQRLIRYGARCEVFPYGSVPLKTYLPDGDIDLTALSCQNIEDGLVSDVHTVLRGEEINEAAEYEVKDVRFIDAEVKLIKCIVQNIVVDISFNQLGGLSTLCFLEKVDRLVGKDHLFKRSIILIKAWCYYESRILGAHHGLISTYALETLVLYIFHQFHVSLDGPLAVLYRFLDYFSKFDWDNYCVSLKGPVGKSSLPNIVENGGDTLLTEEFIKTCVESFSVPSRGPDLNFRAFPQKHLNIIDPLKENNNLGRSVNKGNFYRIRSAFKYGARKLGWILMLPEDRIADELNRFFANTLDRHGCNHGNDMRTPSLGCSPRDFDFSGTSEAAVCSEDKTSFFVSTGSKVESLPGNQHNCETKNERERNGVKVFSSLAGPSVDSSGDENADPIYKLVEDSKDVATIGGLDLASSNDASYFSNGIASNETTVNSLIDEEKEKHVMENNSRSNLDENSVASYGLVDSRNAVDVFENNFPHSDSYTTTVSWGTEATKSLLDLAGDYESNIRNLQYGQMCNGYTVSPLVVPSPPRSPKLQNRNPWETVRQCLQINQSIHSQANSNGVLGPVYLVNHATLPIPPFGSEEKRKLRGTGAYFPNMSSRPYRDNRPMSGRGRSQASGAHGQQHRHAHSRNNGFIPTLQELNLSVEGSFEHPLEVYPPLGSAKSRSSETYFSQPAIWGPRHSNGFPHTSEKHESGTVSPQHRGPPRIEVSNLHESSISTTKGSAPSTGVVSEESSDSLSAVDNKRIDVGAYHLKNEDDFPPLSH; translated from the exons ATGGGCGATCTTCATGTGAACGGCGTCGTTTTCGGGGAGGATCGCCCCTGCGCCTCGTCGCCGCCGTCGCCGCCGCTGCCGTTGTCAAACCCCGATCCGAGCTCCGTCGCTGCAGACGCATGGTCAGCCGCCGAGGCCACCACCTCCGCGATTCTCCGCCGGATTAGGCCGACGCTCGGTGCTGACCGGAAGCGCCGCGAGGTTGTTGATTACGTGCAGAGGCTGATTCGATATGGCGCTCGGTGTGag GTCTTTCCATATGGGTCAGTTCCTTTAAAAACATATCTTCCAGATGGAGATATTGATTTGACTGCACTCAGTTGTCAAAATATTGAGGATGGCTTAGTGTCGGATGTTCACACTGTTCTACGAGGAGAGGAAATCAATGAAGCTGCTGAATATGAAGTGAAGGATGTTCGTTTCATTGATGCAGAg GTTAAGCTTATCAAATGCATTGTACAGAATATTGTTGTAGACATCTCTTTCAATCAATTAGGAGGACTCAGTACGTTATGTTTTCTTGAAAAG GTTGATCGACTTGTTGGCAAGGATCATCTCTTCAAACGTAGCATTATACTGATAAAAGCTTGGTGCTACTATGAGAGTCGTATTCTGGGTGCTCATCATGGCTTGATATCAACATATGCTCTGGAAACACTTGTTCTGTATATTTTCCATCAGTTTCATGTATCCTTAGATGGTCCACTAGCG GTTCTCTATAGATTTTTGGACTACTTCAGCAAATTCGACTGGGATAATTATTGTGTTAGTTTGAAGGGACCAGTTGGAAAATCTTCTCTGCCTAATATAGTTG AAAATGGAGGAGACACTCTGCTGACTGAGGAGTTCATCAAAACCTGTGTGGAATCATTCTCAGTACCTTCAAGGGGACCTGATTTAAATTTTCGTGCATTTCCTCAGAAACATCTTAACATCATTGATCCactaaaggaaaacaacaaccTTGGTCGCAGTGTCAATAAAG gtAATTTCTATCGAATACGCAGTGCTTTTAAGTATGGTGCCCGAAAGCTTGGCTGGATTCTTATGCTACCAGAAGATAGAATAGCAGATGAGCTTAATAGGTTCTTTGCAAACACATTGGATAGGCATGGATGCAATCATGGGAATGACATGCGAACTCCGAGTCTTGGTTGTAGTCCTAGAGATTTTGACTTCTCAGGAACATCAGAGGCTGCAGTGTGCTCTGAAGACAAGACATCTTTCTTTGTTTCTACCGGATCCAAAGTGGAAAGTTTACCTGGAAATCAACATAATTGTGAAACTAAAAATGAAAGAGAAAGGAATGGAGTAAAAGTTTTCTCCTCTTTGGCAGGGCCATCAGTTGACTCATCTGGGGATGAAAATGCAGATCCAATTTATAAACTAGTTGAAGATTCTAAGGATGTTGCAACAATAGGAGGCTTGGATCTTGCAAGCAGTAATGATGCATCATATTTTTCAAATGGGATTGCTTCTAATGAAACAACAGTTAATTCTCTGATTGATGAAGAGAAAGAGAAGCATGTTATGGAGAACAACTCTAGGTCAAATCTTGATGAAAATAGTGTGGCGTCTTATGGGCTAGTTGATTCGAGAAATGCAGTTGATgtctttgaaaataattttcctCATAGTGATAGTTACACTACTACTGTATCTTGGGGTACTGAAGCTACAAAATCCCTATTGGACCTGGCTGGGGATTATGAAAGTAACATTAGGAATCTACAATATGGTCAGATGTGCAATGGTTATACTGTCTCTCCTCTTGTGGTGCCTAGTCCTCCTAGGTCTCCAAAGTTACAGAATAGGAATCCTTGGGAAACTGTTAGGCAGTGTCTTCAGATTAATCAAAGCATTCATTCacaggcaaattcaaatggtgtTCTTGGACCAGTTTACCTTGTTAATCATGCTACTCTACCGATCCCCCCTTTTGGttcagaagagaagagaaaactcCGAGGAACAGGCGCATACTTCCCTAATATG TCATCTCGTCCATATAGGGATAACAGGCCAATGTCAGGAAGGGGACGGAGCCAAGCATCTGGTGCTCATGGGCAACAACATAGACATGCACATAGTCGTAACAATGGCTTCATTCCTACTCTACAAGAGTTGAATTTGTCTGTGGAGGGAAGTTTTGAACATCCTCTTGAAGTATATCCTCCTCTTGGCAGTGCTAAGTCCAGATCATCAGAAACGTATTTCAGCCAACCTGCCATATGGGGACCACGTCATTCTAACGGTTTCCCTCACACGTCTGAAAAGCATGAGTCTGGTACTGTAAGCCCTCAGCATCGTGGACCACCAAGAATTGAAGTTAGCAATCTCCATGAATCAAGCATTTCTACTACTAAGGGCTCTGCTCCCAGCACAGGGGTCGTGTCAGAGGAGAGTTCTGACTCATTATCTGCAGTTGATAACAAAAG GATTGACGTGGGAGCTTATCATTTGAAGAATGAAGATGACTTTCCTCCACTTTCCCACTGA